A window of the Bufo gargarizans isolate SCDJY-AF-19 chromosome 1, ASM1485885v1, whole genome shotgun sequence genome harbors these coding sequences:
- the LOC122924970 gene encoding zinc finger protein OZF-like, whose product MLSINYKVEDEDVLQYSSEENVITLIVHPGLHSTDLSCNPPNHEEPSPDQSQIVTSTGQKGGERFHYGKEFIQSLGLSAHKVIHTGEKPYSCSHCKKCFTDKSHLVTHEISHIGEKPYSCLECGRCFTHKSYLVAHERSHTGEKPYSCSECGKYFTQKASLFKHLRFHTGEKPYSCSECGKCFAQKYNLVEHQRIHTGEKPYSCSECGKCFKQRTNLIRHQRSHTGEKPYSCLECGKCFTYNTQLAIHEKNHTGEKPFSCLECGKYFIYKSQLVMHERMHTGEKPYSCSECGKCFRQKSDLVTHNRIHTGEKPYSCSECGKCFTQQTHFRKHQRFHTGEQPYLCSECGKCFTGKSMLVAHEKSHKGEKPYSCSECGKCFTGKSILVAHKRSHTGEKPFSCSECGKCFTDKSNLVKHLRIHTGEKPYSCSECGKSFTRKSYLVKHQKFYTGKSHTLVRN is encoded by the coding sequence ATGTTATCAATAAATTATAAAGTGGAAGATGAAGATGTCCTGCAGTACTCTTCAGAAGAAAACGTAATTACCCTAATAgtacatccaggacttcacagtacagattTATCCTGTAATCCTCCTAATCAtgaggaaccttctcctgaccaatcacagattgttacaAGTACAGGTCAGAAAGGGGGTGAAAGGTTTCACTATGGTAAAGAGTTCATACAAAGCTTAGGTCTTTCTGCACACAAAGTaattcatacaggagagaaaccatactcCTGTTCACATTGCaagaaatgttttacagataaatcacatcttgttacacatgagataagtcacataggagagaagccatattcatgtttagaatgtggtagATGTTTTACACATAAATCATATCTTGTTGCACATGAGAGAAGTCATACAggtgagaagccatattcatgttcagaatgtggaaaatattTTACTCAAAAAGCAAGTCTGTTTAAACATCTGagatttcacacaggagagaagccgtattcatgttcagaatgtgggaaatgttttgcacaaAAATACAACCTTgttgaacatcagagaattcacacaggggagaagccatattcatgttcagaatgtgggaagtgctttAAACAAAGAACAAATCTTATTCGACATCAGAGATCTCACacgggagagaaaccatattcatgtttagaatgtgggaaatgctttacgtATAACACTCAACTTGCTATACATGAgaaaaatcacacaggagagaagccattttcatgtttagaatgtgggaaatattttatatataaatcacAACTTGTTATGCATGAGAGAatgcacacaggagagaaaccatattcatgttcagaatgtgggaaatgttttagacaAAAATCAGATCTTGTAACACATaacagaattcacacaggagagaagccatattcatgttcagaatgtgggaaatgttttacacagcaaACACATTTTCGTAAGCATCAGAGATTTCACACAGGAGAGCAGCcgtatttatgttcagaatgtgggaaatgttttacagggaaATCAATGCTTGTTGCacatgaaaaaagtcacaaaggagagaaaccatattcatgttcagaatgtgggaaatgttttacagggaaATCTATTCTTGTTGCACAtaaaagaagtcacacaggagagaaaccgttttcatgttcagaatgtggaaaatgttttacagataaatcaaatcttgtaaAACAtttgagaattcacacaggagagaaaccatattcatgttctgaatgtgggaaaagttttacacggaaatcatatcttgttaaacatcagaaatTTTACACAGGGAAAAGCCATACTCTTGTTAGGAATTAA